The Mycolicibacterium smegmatis genome has a window encoding:
- a CDS encoding pentapeptide repeat-containing protein, with product MRIGANGDETVWADEEFAGRDFRDEDLSRIRTERVVFTECDFSGVDLSESEHHGSAFRNCTFRRSTIWHSTFTNCSLLGSVFTECRIRPVTFVECDFTLAVLGGCDLRAVDLSDCRLREVSLVGADLRKAVLRRADLTGSRVQDARLEEADLRGTRVDPTFWTTAKVRGAKIDIEQALAYAAAHGLAVHGG from the coding sequence GTGCGTATAGGGGCAAACGGCGACGAAACGGTATGGGCGGACGAAGAGTTCGCCGGGCGTGACTTCCGCGACGAGGATCTGAGCCGCATCCGCACCGAACGCGTCGTGTTCACCGAATGCGATTTCAGCGGCGTCGACCTCTCGGAGTCCGAGCATCATGGATCGGCGTTCCGCAACTGCACGTTCCGCCGCAGCACCATCTGGCACAGCACGTTCACCAACTGCAGCCTGCTCGGGTCGGTGTTCACCGAATGCCGCATCCGCCCTGTCACATTCGTCGAGTGCGACTTCACGCTCGCGGTGCTCGGCGGCTGTGATCTGCGTGCCGTCGACCTGTCGGACTGCCGGTTGCGTGAGGTCTCGCTCGTCGGTGCGGATCTGCGTAAGGCAGTGCTGCGGCGGGCCGATCTGACGGGCTCACGCGTGCAGGACGCACGCCTGGAGGAGGCCGATCTGCGCGGTACGCGCGTCGACCCCACGTTCTGGACCACGGCCAAGGTGCGCGGCGCCAAGATCGACATCGAACAGGCGCTCGCGTACGCCGCCGCGCACGGTCTGGCCGTCCACGGCGGCTAG
- a CDS encoding HAMP domain-containing sensor histidine kinase: MTAFTQLKQADGTLVDFAPSSSPPVKRPSRWSPANWPVSRKVLAIVLVPLILAATFGGLRIYASVTEAADLRLAADRAELIPDINNYMAALEGVLVASSGAGDGQAALATFDSRKSELQQRVDSTDVLGDVREAVGTMLDKGQTLVDASMANTVGLRQRILDYAPLLLTAEAAVTGSTHSADQRVQTEAEALGRAIGARGQMTIQEMMVNRGAEEPEPVLRKSMITMAGTEPSTVAALTKVLGSASDDATTLRDEMVKRMAIMANPGIPLVGNPVLLESLENTRKIAEQIITDNTSAIPAAVEAEAADARNDAIRDSVLVALAVISALVVVLLVARSLVRPLRTLRDGALKVAHEDLAKEIERVRAGGEPGPITPLPVYTSEEVGQVAHAVDELHEQAVFLAGEQAQLQLQVADMFETLSRRSRSLVDQQLSLIDELERNEDDPQRLNSLFRLDHLAARMRRNGANLLVLSGAKVTREKSEPVAVATVINAAASEVEDYTRVVTSDVADADVVGSAAGDLIHLLAELLDNALRYSPPTSQVRVSAVFAGNGALVIEVADVGLGMTESDLRVANIRLKSGGEVNPYTARHMGLFVVGRLADQHGLVVRLRSTIPDEPGSGTTAGVYVPAQLLVTEAGTAGAPAFDQFDAQPEDAATAPGHPTGYPNVVSLDTRFVTTGSEHDDDLAAGLLPQRNPGASGISEMPGVFAEPEPAAEVSGDAQGEWPQQWPAPQEAAAPEEVAPQANGRPTDTSSFFASRAQAAGGTQNGAQVNGVHLDGAHTNGAANGTADSFTGFFGSSDDQLDQREPAGDPGDSIYQSMVSEFAIDPTTHARSADLDWQTVWEKGWSVAAAAQDAPVDRHTEEGLPMRTPGARLVPGGVAAAAGRTNGANGHHHSDLNGGVNGEIHGNDNGAEAVASANEADNGMFAAFKPRDPEAVRASISSHFGGVHAGRSHARETRGTDNE, encoded by the coding sequence ATGACCGCCTTCACACAGCTGAAACAGGCAGACGGGACGCTCGTCGATTTCGCGCCGTCCTCATCACCTCCGGTGAAGCGGCCGTCCCGCTGGTCGCCGGCGAACTGGCCCGTGAGCCGGAAAGTTCTCGCGATCGTCCTCGTTCCGTTGATCCTCGCCGCGACATTCGGCGGATTGCGCATTTACGCGTCCGTCACCGAGGCGGCGGATCTGCGACTGGCCGCCGACCGTGCCGAACTGATCCCCGACATCAACAACTACATGGCGGCATTGGAAGGTGTTCTGGTCGCCAGTAGCGGGGCCGGGGACGGACAGGCCGCATTGGCCACATTCGATTCGCGCAAATCCGAATTGCAGCAGCGGGTGGATTCCACCGATGTTCTCGGCGACGTCCGCGAGGCGGTGGGCACGATGCTCGACAAGGGGCAGACCCTCGTCGACGCCTCGATGGCCAACACGGTCGGGTTGCGCCAGCGCATCCTGGATTACGCGCCGCTGCTGCTGACCGCCGAGGCCGCGGTCACCGGGTCGACGCACAGTGCCGATCAGAGGGTGCAGACCGAGGCAGAAGCGCTCGGGCGGGCCATCGGCGCCCGTGGCCAGATGACCATCCAGGAGATGATGGTCAACCGCGGCGCCGAGGAACCCGAACCGGTGCTGCGCAAGTCGATGATCACGATGGCGGGCACCGAGCCGTCCACCGTCGCCGCGCTCACCAAGGTGCTGGGCAGCGCGTCCGACGACGCGACGACGCTGCGCGACGAGATGGTCAAGCGCATGGCCATCATGGCCAACCCCGGAATCCCGTTGGTGGGCAACCCGGTCCTGCTGGAGTCGCTTGAGAACACCCGCAAGATCGCCGAGCAGATCATCACCGACAACACCTCGGCGATCCCGGCCGCGGTCGAGGCCGAGGCCGCCGACGCGCGCAACGACGCCATCCGCGATTCCGTGCTCGTGGCGCTCGCGGTGATCAGCGCGCTGGTGGTCGTGTTGCTGGTGGCCCGCTCGCTCGTGCGTCCGCTGCGGACCCTGCGCGACGGCGCGCTCAAGGTCGCCCACGAGGATCTGGCGAAGGAGATCGAACGGGTCCGCGCGGGTGGCGAGCCCGGGCCGATCACCCCGCTGCCCGTGTACACCTCGGAGGAGGTCGGCCAGGTCGCGCACGCCGTCGACGAACTGCACGAGCAGGCCGTGTTCCTCGCCGGTGAGCAGGCGCAGCTGCAGCTGCAGGTGGCCGACATGTTCGAGACGCTGTCGCGGCGCAGCCGGTCGCTGGTGGACCAGCAGCTTTCGCTCATCGACGAACTCGAACGCAACGAGGACGACCCGCAGCGGCTCAACAGCCTGTTCCGGCTCGACCACCTCGCGGCCCGTATGCGCCGCAACGGCGCCAACCTGCTGGTGCTCTCGGGTGCGAAGGTCACCCGCGAGAAGAGCGAGCCCGTCGCGGTCGCGACGGTCATCAACGCCGCGGCCTCCGAGGTCGAGGACTACACGCGCGTCGTCACCTCCGACGTGGCCGACGCCGACGTCGTCGGCTCGGCGGCCGGTGACCTGATCCACCTGCTCGCCGAACTGCTCGACAACGCGCTCCGGTACTCGCCGCCGACCTCACAGGTGCGGGTCTCGGCGGTGTTCGCCGGCAACGGTGCGCTGGTCATCGAGGTGGCCGACGTGGGTCTCGGCATGACCGAGTCGGACCTGCGGGTCGCCAACATCCGTCTGAAGTCCGGTGGCGAGGTCAACCCGTACACCGCGCGCCACATGGGTCTGTTCGTAGTGGGGCGGCTGGCCGACCAGCACGGTCTGGTGGTCCGGCTGCGCAGCACCATCCCCGACGAACCCGGCTCCGGCACCACGGCCGGGGTGTACGTCCCGGCTCAGCTGCTCGTCACCGAGGCCGGCACGGCAGGTGCGCCCGCGTTCGATCAGTTCGACGCGCAACCCGAGGACGCCGCCACGGCACCCGGCCATCCGACCGGGTATCCGAACGTGGTGTCGCTGGACACCCGCTTCGTGACCACAGGCTCCGAGCACGACGACGACCTCGCGGCGGGCCTGCTGCCGCAGCGCAACCCGGGCGCGTCCGGCATCTCCGAGATGCCGGGGGTGTTCGCCGAGCCCGAACCCGCTGCCGAGGTGTCCGGGGACGCCCAGGGCGAGTGGCCGCAGCAGTGGCCCGCCCCTCAGGAAGCCGCTGCGCCCGAGGAGGTTGCGCCGCAGGCCAACGGCAGGCCCACCGACACGTCGTCGTTCTTCGCGTCGCGGGCACAGGCCGCGGGCGGCACGCAGAACGGCGCCCAGGTCAACGGTGTCCACCTCGACGGAGCCCACACCAACGGCGCCGCCAACGGGACCGCGGACAGCTTCACGGGGTTCTTCGGCAGCAGCGACGACCAGCTCGACCAGCGCGAACCGGCGGGCGATCCCGGCGACTCGATCTACCAGTCGATGGTCTCGGAGTTTGCGATCGACCCGACCACCCACGCGCGCAGCGCCGATCTCGACTGGCAGACGGTGTGGGAGAAGGGCTGGTCGGTGGCGGCCGCCGCGCAGGACGCGCCCGTGGACCGGCACACCGAGGAAGGCCTGCCGATGCGTACGCCCGGCGCGCGTCTGGTGCCCGGTGGCGTGGCCGCGGCCGCGGGCCGCACCAACGGCGCCAACGGCCACCACCACAGCGATCTGAACGGCGGCGTCAACGGCGAAATTCACGGAAACGACAACGGTGCCGAGGCGGTAGCATCTGCCAACGAAGCTGACAACGGCATGTTCGCGGCGTTCAAGCCGCGCGATCCCGAGGCCGTCCGCGCAAGCATCAGCAGCCACTTCGGCGGCGTGCACGCCGGGCGCTCACATGCCCGTGAGACCAGAGGAACCGATAACGAATGA
- a CDS encoding GTP-binding protein has protein sequence MAYEHSEKRSAASTKIVISGGFGAGKTTFVGAVSEIMPLRTEALVTNVSEGIDPLEGTPDKRTTTVAMDFGRITLAEDLVLYLFGTPGQRRFWFMWDDLVRGAIGAIILVDVRRLQDSFAAVDFFEARKLPFIVAVNEFDGAPKHPTHAVRKALALPEHIPVITVDARDRNSAKAALIAVTEYSLSTLTPLPG, from the coding sequence GTGGCCTACGAGCACTCTGAAAAGCGCTCGGCCGCTTCGACGAAGATCGTGATCTCCGGGGGATTCGGCGCCGGCAAGACGACATTCGTCGGCGCGGTTTCGGAGATCATGCCGCTGCGGACAGAGGCGTTGGTGACCAACGTGTCCGAGGGCATCGACCCGCTAGAAGGAACACCCGACAAACGCACCACCACGGTCGCGATGGACTTCGGCCGCATCACCCTCGCCGAGGATCTGGTGCTGTACCTGTTCGGCACTCCCGGTCAGCGCAGGTTCTGGTTCATGTGGGACGACCTGGTGCGCGGCGCCATCGGCGCGATCATCCTCGTCGACGTGCGCCGGTTGCAGGACAGCTTCGCCGCGGTCGACTTCTTCGAGGCGCGCAAACTGCCGTTCATCGTCGCGGTCAACGAGTTCGACGGTGCGCCAAAGCATCCCACGCACGCCGTGCGCAAGGCCCTGGCGCTACCCGAGCACATCCCGGTCATCACCGTCGATGCGCGCGACCGCAACTCGGCCAAGGCCGCGCTGATCGCGGTCACCGAGTACTCGCTGAGCACCCTGACCCCGCTGCCCGGCTGA
- a CDS encoding forkhead-associated protein, translating to MAKNASSEADSSIIVDLSEAAMHMYSAAIDALPFPEDKKFHKRADIVLSGLRKLRSALTEAASAQRPSPAVAAALSGVRQRYDSLMAHAAAAPGSSLGQQIYVTRVAAKLSAEEVANGAGLRPGLLDELEAGATPTDDEAARIRETIAALGGLPGADHGEHEGRHAGGDDSAEGASVIDFAQHDSQHEGGDGELTENAG from the coding sequence ATGGCCAAGAACGCCTCGTCGGAAGCTGACTCATCGATCATCGTCGACCTGTCCGAGGCGGCGATGCACATGTACTCGGCGGCGATCGACGCGTTGCCGTTCCCCGAGGACAAGAAATTCCACAAGCGTGCCGACATCGTGTTGTCGGGCCTGCGGAAATTGCGCTCGGCGCTGACCGAGGCCGCATCCGCGCAGCGTCCGTCGCCCGCGGTGGCCGCCGCGCTCAGCGGTGTCCGGCAGCGCTACGACTCCCTCATGGCGCATGCGGCCGCGGCGCCGGGATCCAGCCTCGGCCAGCAGATCTACGTCACGCGCGTGGCCGCGAAGCTGTCGGCGGAGGAGGTCGCCAACGGCGCGGGACTGCGGCCTGGGCTGCTCGACGAGCTCGAGGCGGGCGCAACGCCCACCGACGACGAGGCGGCCAGGATCCGGGAAACGATTGCGGCGCTGGGCGGGTTGCCGGGTGCCGATCACGGTGAGCACGAGGGCCGTCACGCCGGCGGTGACGACAGCGCCGAGGGCGCGTCGGTGATCGACTTTGCGCAGCACGACAGCCAGCACGAGGGCGGGGACGGCGAACTCACCGAGAACGCGGGCTGA
- a CDS encoding nitroreductase family protein — MTLNLSVDELLTTTRSVRKRLDFEKPVSREVILECLDLALQAPTGSNAQGWQWVFVEDEAKKKALADIYRSNAIPYLEQEAAERGDIRDQQQPKVRDSARHLTDNFEKAPVLLIPCLEGRPDGAPAGLSASFWGSLLPAVWSFMLALRSRGLGSAWTTLHLLGEGEKQAAEVVGIPFDKYSQAGLFPIAYTIGTDFKKAKRLPAEQFAHWDTW; from the coding sequence ATGACGCTGAATCTTTCTGTCGACGAGCTCCTCACCACAACGCGCTCGGTGCGCAAACGGCTCGACTTCGAGAAGCCGGTGTCGCGCGAGGTGATCCTGGAATGCCTCGACCTCGCGCTACAGGCTCCGACCGGATCCAATGCCCAAGGGTGGCAATGGGTTTTCGTCGAGGATGAGGCAAAGAAGAAGGCGCTGGCCGACATCTACCGGTCCAACGCGATCCCGTATCTTGAGCAGGAGGCCGCCGAGCGCGGCGACATCCGCGACCAGCAGCAGCCCAAGGTCAGGGACTCGGCGCGTCACCTCACCGACAACTTCGAGAAGGCGCCGGTGCTGTTGATCCCATGCCTGGAGGGCCGTCCCGACGGTGCCCCCGCCGGCCTGAGCGCATCGTTCTGGGGATCTCTGCTGCCCGCGGTGTGGAGCTTCATGCTCGCGCTGCGGTCGCGTGGCCTGGGCTCGGCGTGGACCACGCTGCACCTGCTGGGCGAGGGGGAGAAGCAGGCCGCCGAGGTGGTCGGCATCCCGTTCGACAAGTACTCGCAGGCGGGGCTGTTCCCGATCGCCTACACCATCGGCACCGATTTCAAGAAGGCCAAGCGACTGCCCGCCGAGCAGTTCGCGCACTGGGACACCTGGTGA
- a CDS encoding roadblock/LC7 domain-containing protein: MTRPTQRDSLDWLVSKFAREVSGVSHAVLVSADGLLMAASENMPVERADQLAAVASGLASLATGAAQLFDGGYVLQSVVEMENGYLLLMRVGDGSNLATLAGRSCDIGQIGYEMAILVERVGAVVQSSRRAPQPS, from the coding sequence ATGACCCGTCCGACGCAGCGCGATTCCCTGGACTGGCTGGTGTCCAAGTTCGCCCGCGAGGTTTCCGGGGTGTCCCATGCGGTGCTGGTGTCGGCCGACGGCCTGCTGATGGCTGCCAGTGAGAACATGCCGGTCGAACGCGCCGACCAGCTCGCCGCGGTGGCCTCCGGCCTGGCGAGCCTCGCGACCGGCGCCGCGCAACTGTTCGACGGCGGCTACGTGCTGCAATCGGTGGTCGAGATGGAGAACGGCTACCTGCTGCTGATGCGCGTGGGCGACGGATCCAACCTCGCGACGCTGGCCGGCCGCTCGTGCGACATCGGCCAGATCGGCTACGAGATGGCGATCCTCGTCGAACGCGTCGGCGCCGTCGTGCAGTCGTCGCGCCGCGCGCCCCAACCGTCTTGA
- a CDS encoding tRNA (cytidine(34)-2'-O)-methyltransferase: MFRVMFFSPRIAPNTGNAIRMVAATGCELHLVHPLGFDLSEPKLRRAGLDYHDLASVTVHDDLPSAWQALMPARVYAFTAHASTPFTDIAYRPGDVLMFGPEPTGLDEQTLADPHITEQIRIPMLAGRRSLNLSNAAAVAAYEAWRQHGFPGAV, from the coding sequence ATGTTCAGGGTGATGTTCTTCTCGCCGCGGATCGCGCCGAATACCGGTAACGCGATCCGGATGGTCGCGGCGACGGGATGCGAATTGCATCTCGTGCATCCGCTGGGATTCGATCTGTCCGAACCCAAGCTGCGCCGTGCCGGTCTGGACTATCACGACCTGGCGTCGGTCACGGTGCACGACGATCTGCCGTCGGCGTGGCAGGCCCTCATGCCGGCACGCGTCTACGCGTTCACCGCGCACGCGTCCACGCCGTTCACCGACATCGCCTATCGGCCGGGCGACGTATTGATGTTCGGGCCGGAACCCACCGGGCTCGACGAGCAGACGCTGGCCGACCCGCACATCACCGAGCAGATCCGCATTCCCATGCTGGCGGGACGGCGGTCGCTGAACCTGTCCAACGCGGCCGCCGTCGCCGCCTATGAGGCCTGGCGCCAGCACGGCTTCCCCGGCGCGGTGTGA
- a CDS encoding error-prone DNA polymerase: MGWHNGPPSWSEMERVLTSKPRRSGLPLESPGDGGDSPAWSRKRGAYEPPDQARMPASALPYAELHAHSAYSFLDGASTPEELVEEAARLNLRAIALTDHDGLYGVVRFAEAARELDVATVFGAELSLSNVARTEDPDPPGPHLLVLARGPEGYRRLSREIAKAHLAGGEKGRPRYDFDQLTEAAGGHWHILTGCRKGHVRQALSDGGPDAAAAALADLVDRFGADRVSIELTHHGHPCDDERNAALAELAPRFGLGVVATTAAHFATPSRGRLAMAMAAIRARNSIDTAAGWLAPLGGVHLRSGEEMARLFDPEFVAAAADLGEQCAFGLALIAPQLPPFDVPDGHTEDSWLRHLAMAGAARRYGPPERAPKAYAQIEHELRIIEQLRFPGYFLVVHDITQFCRDNNILCQGRGSAANSAVCYALGVTNVDPIANDLLFERFLSPARDGPPDIDIDIESDLRENVIQYVYERYGRDYAAQVANVITYRGRSAIRDMARALGFSQGQQDAWSKHLSRWDGRPDSPDVAEIPEQVIELANQIANLPRHMGIHSGGMVICDRPIADVCPVEWARMENRSVLQWDKDDCAAIGLVKFDMLGLGMLSALHYAIDLVAEHKGIEVDLATLDLSEPAVYEMLQRADSVGVFQVESRAQMATLPRLKPREFYDLVVEVALIRPGPIQGGSVHPYIKRRNGQEPVTYDHPSMEPALKKTLGVPLFQEQLMQLAVDCAGFSAAEADQLRRAMGSKRSTAKMRRLRSRFYDGMRERHGITGVVADRIYEKLEAFANFGFPESHSLSFASLVFYSSWFKLHHPAAFCAALLRAQPMGFYSPQSLVADARRHGVTVHGPDVNASLAHAGLENRGLDVRLGLGSVRHIGDDLAQRIVDEREANGQFTSLLDLTSRVQLTVPQTEALATAGALGCFGITRREGLWAAGAAATQRPDRLPGVGSSTHIPPLPGMSALELSAADVWATGISPDSYPTEYLRKHLDSLGVVPTDRLLDVADGTRILVAGAVTHRQRPATAQGVTFINLEDEKGMVNVLCAPGVWSRYRKVAQTAPALIVRGIVQNATGAVTVVADRMDAVNLRVGSRSRDFR, encoded by the coding sequence GTGGGCTGGCACAACGGGCCGCCGAGCTGGTCGGAGATGGAGCGCGTGCTCACGAGCAAGCCGCGCCGCTCCGGCCTGCCCCTGGAATCCCCGGGTGACGGCGGGGACAGTCCCGCCTGGTCACGCAAGCGCGGCGCCTACGAGCCGCCGGACCAGGCCAGGATGCCCGCTTCCGCGCTCCCGTACGCCGAACTGCACGCACACTCGGCGTACAGCTTCCTCGACGGTGCCAGCACCCCCGAGGAACTCGTGGAGGAGGCGGCCCGCCTGAACCTGCGCGCCATCGCGCTGACCGACCACGACGGTCTCTACGGCGTGGTGCGGTTCGCCGAGGCCGCCAGGGAACTCGACGTGGCCACGGTGTTCGGCGCCGAACTGTCGCTGAGCAACGTCGCGCGCACGGAAGACCCCGATCCGCCCGGCCCACACCTGCTGGTGCTGGCGCGCGGGCCCGAGGGGTACCGGCGGCTGTCGCGGGAGATCGCCAAGGCGCACCTGGCCGGCGGTGAGAAGGGCAGGCCCCGCTACGACTTCGACCAGCTGACCGAGGCCGCGGGCGGGCACTGGCACATCCTCACCGGATGCCGCAAAGGCCATGTCCGCCAGGCATTGTCGGATGGCGGTCCCGACGCCGCGGCCGCCGCGCTCGCGGATCTGGTGGACCGGTTCGGGGCGGACCGGGTCAGCATCGAACTCACCCACCACGGGCATCCCTGCGACGACGAACGCAACGCCGCGCTGGCCGAGTTGGCGCCCCGTTTCGGTCTGGGGGTGGTGGCCACCACCGCGGCGCACTTCGCGACACCGTCGCGGGGACGGCTCGCGATGGCCATGGCCGCGATCCGCGCGAGGAACTCGATCGACACCGCGGCGGGATGGCTGGCGCCGCTGGGCGGGGTGCATCTGCGCTCGGGGGAGGAGATGGCGCGCCTGTTCGATCCCGAGTTCGTCGCCGCGGCAGCTGATCTCGGTGAGCAGTGCGCGTTCGGGCTCGCGCTCATCGCACCGCAGCTGCCGCCGTTCGACGTGCCCGACGGGCACACCGAGGACAGCTGGCTGCGTCATCTGGCGATGGCGGGTGCGGCACGGCGGTACGGCCCGCCGGAACGTGCGCCCAAGGCGTACGCGCAGATCGAGCACGAGCTGAGGATCATCGAGCAGTTGAGGTTCCCCGGCTATTTCCTGGTGGTGCACGACATCACGCAGTTCTGTCGTGACAACAACATCCTGTGCCAGGGCAGGGGATCGGCCGCCAACTCGGCGGTCTGCTACGCGCTTGGCGTCACCAACGTCGACCCGATCGCCAACGATCTGCTGTTCGAGCGCTTCCTGTCGCCTGCACGCGACGGCCCACCCGACATCGACATCGACATCGAATCCGACCTGCGCGAGAACGTCATCCAGTACGTCTACGAGCGCTACGGCCGCGACTACGCGGCCCAGGTCGCCAACGTCATCACCTACCGCGGCCGCAGCGCGATCCGTGACATGGCGCGCGCGCTGGGATTCTCGCAGGGACAGCAGGACGCCTGGAGCAAGCACCTCAGCCGGTGGGACGGCAGACCCGATTCGCCGGATGTCGCCGAGATCCCCGAGCAGGTGATCGAACTGGCCAACCAGATCGCGAACCTGCCGCGCCACATGGGGATCCACTCCGGCGGCATGGTCATCTGCGACCGCCCCATCGCCGACGTGTGCCCCGTGGAGTGGGCCCGCATGGAGAACCGCAGCGTGCTGCAGTGGGACAAGGACGACTGCGCGGCAATCGGTCTGGTCAAGTTCGACATGCTGGGCCTCGGCATGCTCTCGGCGTTGCACTACGCCATCGACCTGGTCGCCGAGCACAAGGGCATCGAGGTCGACCTCGCCACACTGGACCTGTCCGAACCGGCGGTCTACGAGATGCTGCAGCGTGCCGATTCGGTGGGGGTGTTCCAGGTGGAGTCCCGCGCGCAGATGGCCACCCTGCCCAGGTTGAAGCCTCGCGAGTTCTACGACCTGGTGGTCGAGGTCGCCCTGATTCGGCCCGGGCCCATCCAGGGCGGTTCGGTGCACCCGTACATCAAGCGGCGCAACGGTCAGGAACCCGTCACCTACGACCACCCGTCGATGGAACCCGCGCTGAAGAAGACACTGGGTGTGCCGCTGTTCCAGGAGCAACTCATGCAACTCGCGGTCGACTGCGCGGGTTTCAGTGCGGCCGAGGCCGACCAGTTGCGCCGGGCAATGGGGTCCAAACGCTCGACCGCGAAGATGCGGCGACTGCGCAGCAGGTTCTACGACGGGATGCGCGAACGTCACGGCATCACCGGCGTGGTGGCCGACCGGATCTACGAGAAACTGGAGGCGTTCGCCAATTTCGGTTTCCCGGAAAGTCATTCGCTGAGCTTCGCCTCGCTGGTGTTCTACTCGTCGTGGTTCAAGCTGCACCATCCCGCGGCGTTCTGCGCAGCACTGCTGCGCGCGCAACCCATGGGCTTCTACTCGCCGCAGTCCCTGGTGGCCGATGCGCGTCGCCACGGCGTGACGGTGCACGGCCCCGACGTGAATGCCAGCCTGGCCCACGCCGGTCTGGAGAACCGGGGCCTGGACGTGCGGTTGGGCCTCGGCAGTGTCCGCCACATCGGCGACGATCTGGCGCAGCGCATCGTCGACGAACGGGAAGCCAACGGGCAGTTCACCTCTCTGCTCGATCTCACCAGCCGTGTGCAGCTGACCGTGCCGCAGACCGAGGCGCTGGCCACCGCGGGTGCACTCGGATGTTTCGGGATCACCCGGCGCGAAGGGCTGTGGGCCGCGGGTGCGGCCGCGACACAGCGGCCCGACCGGTTGCCGGGAGTGGGTTCGTCCACACACATCCCGCCGCTGCCGGGGATGAGCGCGCTGGAACTGTCGGCGGCCGACGTGTGGGCCACCGGGATCTCACCGGACAGCTATCCCACCGAATACCTGCGAAAGCACCTCGACAGCCTCGGCGTCGTCCCCACCGACAGGCTGCTGGACGTCGCCGACGGAACCCGGATCCTGGTGGCAGGTGCGGTGACTCACCGGCAGCGCCCCGCCACCGCGCAGGGCGTGACGTTCATCAACCTCGAGGACGAGAAGGGCATGGTCAACGTGCTGTGCGCGCCGGGGGTGTGGTCGCGTTACCGCAAGGTCGCCCAGACCGCGCCCGCGCTGATCGTGCGTGGCATCGTGCAGAACGCCACCGGTGCGGTCACCGTCGTGGCCGACCGGATGGACGCGGTGAACCTGCGCGTCGGTTCACGCTCCCGCGACTTCCGGTGA
- a CDS encoding DUF742 domain-containing protein has translation MDELERTDEPNLVRPYTLTAGRTAPPVNLPLEAPVETLDTPNAPTWPGRDVRGQIVELCTGSPSVAEIAAHLSLPLGVARVLIGDLVKQGYLRVHTTLEDSASFDERRELIGRTLRGLRAL, from the coding sequence GTGGACGAACTCGAGCGCACCGACGAGCCGAACCTGGTACGGCCGTACACGCTGACGGCGGGCCGCACGGCGCCTCCGGTGAACCTGCCGCTGGAAGCGCCCGTGGAAACTCTCGACACACCCAACGCGCCGACGTGGCCAGGGCGCGATGTGCGCGGACAGATCGTAGAGTTATGCACCGGCAGCCCGTCGGTGGCGGAGATCGCAGCACATTTGTCCCTACCTCTCGGCGTGGCGAGAGTGCTGATCGGGGACTTGGTGAAGCAGGGTTATCTACGGGTGCACACGACACTCGAGGATTCGGCGAGCTTTGACGAGCGCCGCGAACTGATAGGAAGGACCCTGCGTGGCCTACGAGCACTCTGA